ATTATCTCATGCGGGAGCCGCGACGCTATCGCAGACAGTGAAACAACAGCGTTATGTATGATGAGCTTATATCTAGAGGCACCAGCACAGCACCATTCTTCCTTTTCACAATGTGCTCCTCTACCTTGAACACGCCGGGcaacacgcacatacgccGGCGGCTCGCCTACCTTCGCAGGCATACGGCCGAGGCCTCGTCGCCCAGGGCGAGGCGTCTGCCGCCGAGCCGGGCCACGCGCCTAGCGGGCtcctctcgcccctccccgccccgccccggATGCGCGCTGCCCCACAGGCGCCACACGCACCGGCGTGGGCTGCACGCGTCGACACAGGCGGACACCGCCCATGAGCCTGttccaccgcggcgctgctgcctgggagagggagggaggcgtgcCTCGGTGGCCTgcccgcgtgtgccgccacggccgccagtgcctccggcgcagcgtcagcgcaGCCCTCTGCCCGCCCACACCAGCAGTCCGCAGCCAGCACCCGAGGCCAGGCCGCAGGCCCCTGGCGCACCCACAGTGCAGGCACTCGGCCCTGGTGccaccacgccgtcgccggcatcCTCAGGCGAAGCAGGGAGTAGGCGACGCGTACATCAGAGGCATCAGCGTCGGCATCAGcgtcggcatcagcagcagcgcatgtgAGTGCGACCGGAAGCGCTCGCGTACAAGTGAGCAGGCGCACATGCTCAAAGAGCGAGTGGCGGAGAggaccgagagagagagaaagggaaaaggaAGCCGGCGGCTCAGCACCGCTATggggcagagcagcagctcacatCATCCAAGGCAAGGAAGaaaacacacgcaagcaAAACATATgaaaaacaacaaacaaaaagtgGTGAGCGGCCTCAGCAGCACGCCTGCGGCACGCGCCACCGCTAAACTGACCGCAGAGTTTCACTACATGCAGCCGCGAGGAGAAACGAGCAACAACCATGTCAGCAAGGCTACACCGACGCACGCATGGTTTTCTGACGCGCATCATAACACGGAGGCAGGGTAGCAGCGCGTTCCCCTTACCCCTCCAGATGCTTGCGCAGGATAGATGCTATAATGTGCCACTCGCTCGAGTCAGAGCCGTAGAGTCCCATCACAAGGTCAGTCACATTATTTATGAACTCGGCGCTCTCAGGGATACCAGACATTTTGCGTAGGATAGATGCGAGAAGTAGTGAGGGGAGAGCAGTGGCGCACGCCTCCTCCAAGCAAAGAGCGACGCACGTACGCTCATCGCTGAGGTGGAGGTCCGTGTTGATGTGCCGCCGTTTCTTGATGAGCCTCTCCTCGCACTTCTTCGTAAGAGCCTCCCGCTTCTCAGCATCAGCGCTGTCCTCCGATTTCCGGGGGTTCCGGTGTGAGCcgggcgctgcgccaccgccgtcctcgggcacaggcacagcagcgctgcccctCTGCCAGTGGAcatctgcagctgctctggGCACGTGAAGCTCCTCATGCTCCGCCATGGTGGCATAGTGCGCAAAAGTGCTCTTTCCAGGCTCAAACCCCGGCAGCGACTTCTTCAGCATGTACAGGCTGCACCCGGGCACGATCACAAGTTCACTATCAAAGTTCCACGTCGTGTAGTGGTAGCTCAGGCGCTCTGCGGgggagcgcagctgcgcctgcgaAGTCCGGCTCACGTTCTCCTGAACAGTCAGACGAACGGTGCGAGCCAGGATCAGCGGAATCAGCGCAGACTGCGTAGGTGACCACGGGTAGCCGGAGGCGTacaggtggcggtgctgatCGTTGCCAAAGGAGAGAATCTTCTGGCTACCCATGTGGGAGCTGGCACCCATCGAGCTGAGACACTCGCGGTCGAAGTTCGACGGCTTCGGCAGGTTCGCCATGATCAGCCGACTCAGGTACTCGTTCGGGTACTCCCCCGCGAGGTCCAAGACCAGCCGGCTCACCATGTCCAGGTGCTCCACAACGTTGGCGTGAACGCGATTCACCTTTCTCTGATCCGTCAGGCAGCTGTAGCTCCGCAGCAAAAGAGCACAGTAGTTGGCAAGAAAGACAAGACAGTAGTAGCGGCAgttcgcctccagcagctgaagagtgaaaagcagcgacgccgtgcgATCGATCGTGCGCCACTTCTGCTTCCCTTCATTGGAGCTGTGCGCATCAGCGTTTGACTGGGCGGTGTGCTCCGCGGCGCCCGAGCAGATCTTCAGGTTGCGCACCTTTGCGTAGTCGATAaagccgccaccgtcgccgagccTGGCCTCCTTCCACAGCATcaggcagtgcagcagcatctgAGTGTGGGTGATGGTGAAGATGCAGTAGCGCGCGGCGAGCCCGGTGACCTTCTCCACATGCGCTGTGGAGGGGATCAGCTGTAGGTACGTGTGCCCAATATCAGCGAGCAACCGATAGTAGTCCATGATATGAGTCAGGTCCCCGTCAAGCGGCAGGAAGACGTCAACTACCTTGGTATCGTACACGGGCTGTGCACCGTTCGTCCTTGCGTCCGTCTGCTCCGCAGagtcgccgccatcgccccTGTCATCGCTGCCCGGCAGCTCGTCCGCCTTGTCCGTCACGCTACCCCCACGCacgggctgcggctgcacatCGTTGCACGAGCCCAGCGGACCGTCAACGGCCGGGCCTGCGCCGACGTCCTCCTGCACACCGTCcttcggcagcgacgcgccgccgccctcaaAACCAGCGTTGCGCTCcttctgcagcaccgcccttGTGAACGTGTCCCAGAAGCGCCGCCCGGGGTGCCGTgtcagcgcctgcacaaAGTACACTTCCGACACGGTGAAGCGGCCTTCCTGCGCGGCCTTCACGCCGCGGTAAAACACCTCCGGGTGTCCTTCGCCCTCCAAGGGCACCGAGGACTGCCTGTTGCCCATTCCAGCGCGGGCACTGTGGGCAGAGCGGCAGGCAACGGCAGATGCGTAAAGGAGAGCGGAGAGCGGAGTGGCCGGCGATGACACTCGTCAACTGCGcagccgggggaggggggagggggagccgCTGTGCGGTGGACAGCAGAGGAAG
This Leishmania major strain Friedlin complete genome, chromosome 31 DNA region includes the following protein-coding sequences:
- a CDS encoding putative sodium stibogluconate resistance protein; this translates as MGNRQSSVPLEGEGHPEVFYRGVKAAQEGRFTVSEVYFVQALTRHPGRRFWDTFTRAVLQKERNAGFEGGGASLPKDGVQEDVGAGPAVDGPLGSCNDVQPQPVRGGSVTDKADELPGSDDRGDGGDSAEQTDARTNGAQPVYDTKVVDVFLPLDGDLTHIMDYYRLLADIGHTYLQLIPSTAHVEKVTGLAARYCIFTITHTQMLLHCLMLWKEARLGDGGGFIDYAKVRNLKICSGAAEHTAQSNADAHSSNEGKQKWRTIDRTASLLFTLQLLEANCRYYCLVFLANYCALLLRSYSCLTDQRKVNRVHANVVEHLDMVSRLVLDLAGEYPNEYLSRLIMANLPKPSNFDRECLSSMGASSHMGSQKILSFGNDQHRHLYASGYPWSPTQSALIPLILARTVRLTVQENVSRTSQAQLRSPAERLSYHYTTWNFDSELVIVPGCSLYMLKKSLPGFEPGKSTFAHYATMAEHEELHVPRAAADVHWQRGSAAVPVPEDGGGAAPGSHRNPRKSEDSADAEKREALTKKCEERLIKKRRHINTDLHLSDERTCVALCLEEACATALPSLLLASILRKMSGIPESAEFINNVTDLVMGLYGSDSSEWHIIASILRKHLEG